One stretch of Thermanaerosceptrum fracticalcis DNA includes these proteins:
- a CDS encoding DUF3870 domain-containing protein, whose product MADTLFFSAQTKPAAGLTVEKLYGVLTIAMEIDPEDSRILDAECTFSTAVARTFFSKLVVQKNLLDDIQNILESIEKRYKGEVRKALVVGIKKIYRDYLAWRNAHPSVT is encoded by the coding sequence ATGGCGGATACCTTGTTTTTTAGCGCCCAAACCAAACCCGCCGCAGGGCTAACGGTGGAAAAACTCTATGGTGTTTTAACCATTGCCATGGAGATTGACCCAGAAGATTCACGTATACTAGATGCAGAATGCACTTTCAGTACTGCTGTGGCCAGGACTTTTTTTAGCAAACTTGTTGTACAGAAAAACCTGCTGGATGATATACAGAATATCCTGGAAAGTATTGAAAAAAGATATAAAGGTGAAGTGAGAAAGGCCCTGGTCGTGGGAATTAAGAAAATATACCGGGATTACCTTGCTTGGCGTAATGCCCACCCCAGTGTCACTTAA
- a CDS encoding DUF3870 domain-containing protein: MKSPESSGQAEVVETLFFTGYAKLPSSITAEKLYEVIAVGVEVNPYDGTIIDADCTLATNVGKNFFRKLVIGYRLTDGIENLVERFEKRYYGSARKAIVTGLKIMYEKWLTYYENRSQVSCVNK, from the coding sequence GTGAAAAGTCCAGAAAGCTCTGGGCAGGCTGAAGTTGTAGAAACTTTATTTTTTACAGGCTATGCCAAACTACCTTCCTCGATTACTGCTGAGAAACTATATGAAGTGATAGCGGTGGGTGTGGAAGTAAATCCCTATGATGGAACAATTATCGATGCTGATTGTACCCTTGCTACGAACGTGGGGAAGAATTTCTTCCGAAAGCTGGTCATAGGGTACCGCTTAACTGATGGGATTGAAAATCTGGTGGAACGTTTTGAAAAGAGGTATTATGGCAGTGCACGAAAAGCCATTGTCACAGGTCTTAAGATTATGTACGAAAAATGGCTTACTTACTATGAAAACAGGTCCCAGGTTTCATGTGTAAATAAATAA
- a CDS encoding OadG family protein: MDKLLFGLQVSIIGMGVVFVALYFLTFVIRAIELAVGKPAGKKPEAQAPVVETVEPVAVKAQDDEDEISAVIAAALAAFMGSGYTITSIRRLPVQPAAAWSSAGRNQVIQERLSMY, from the coding sequence GTGGATAAACTACTGTTCGGGTTACAAGTTTCAATCATCGGCATGGGAGTAGTATTTGTAGCCCTGTATTTTCTGACTTTTGTCATCAGAGCCATCGAACTGGCGGTTGGGAAACCAGCAGGAAAAAAACCTGAAGCCCAGGCCCCTGTAGTTGAGACCGTGGAGCCTGTGGCTGTTAAAGCACAAGATGATGAAGATGAGATTTCCGCTGTCATCGCAGCTGCCCTGGCTGCCTTTATGGGATCAGGTTACACCATTACCTCTATTCGCCGTTTGCCTGTGCAGCCCGCAGCGGCCTGGAGTTCCGCCGGAAGAAACCAGGTTATCCAGGAACGTTTAAGTATGTATTAA
- a CDS encoding SLC13 family permease has protein sequence MTAATITLLILAAAAVLFVTEVIPLAVTAMSVAVVLTLTGVLDAKAAFSGLMDSNVILFAGMFVVGQALFETGVATKLGNSVVKIAGKSEKALLAAVMIVAAGLSSVLSNTGTTAVLMPVTISIAAAAGFSRGKLLMPLALAAGLGGMITLVGTPPNLVVKGAIEKAGLGTFGFFEFGLIGIPLTIAGIIYMLTIGYKLIPDRGVDQEEVAAAVKAEAGNKTANSTKQMISILVMIGTVLAMIFEKQLGVGLHVSATIGALVLVITGVMTDKQAYRAIDWTTIFLFAGMLPLAQALDKTGAGKMIADVVIGLIGKNASPYVITAGLFLLACSLTQFMSNTASTALLAPIGIAIAKGLGADPRAVLMAIAIAASCAFATPVGTPPNTLVLGPGNYKFMDYVKVGTPLIVVMFVVSVALIPMIWPFFK, from the coding sequence ATGACAGCTGCAACTATTACTTTGCTCATTCTGGCTGCTGCCGCAGTGCTCTTTGTTACTGAGGTGATTCCTCTGGCTGTTACAGCCATGTCCGTGGCGGTAGTTTTAACCCTTACAGGTGTGCTGGATGCCAAAGCAGCTTTCAGCGGACTTATGGACAGTAACGTTATTCTTTTTGCCGGTATGTTTGTTGTTGGTCAGGCGCTATTTGAAACAGGGGTGGCTACCAAACTTGGTAATAGTGTTGTAAAGATAGCGGGGAAGAGCGAAAAGGCTTTGCTCGCTGCAGTGATGATCGTAGCTGCTGGTCTTTCTTCTGTACTTTCCAATACAGGTACCACGGCTGTCTTAATGCCTGTGACCATCAGTATTGCTGCTGCCGCCGGTTTCAGCCGCGGTAAACTATTAATGCCTTTGGCCCTGGCTGCAGGTCTGGGTGGTATGATTACCCTGGTAGGTACTCCACCAAACCTGGTAGTTAAAGGTGCCATTGAGAAAGCCGGGTTAGGAACTTTCGGTTTCTTTGAATTTGGTCTTATTGGTATTCCTCTTACTATTGCGGGCATTATTTATATGCTTACTATCGGTTATAAGCTTATCCCCGATCGGGGTGTAGACCAGGAGGAAGTGGCCGCAGCTGTTAAAGCGGAAGCGGGAAATAAGACGGCTAATTCTACTAAGCAGATGATTTCTATCCTTGTTATGATTGGTACTGTGTTAGCCATGATATTCGAGAAACAACTGGGTGTAGGACTTCACGTTTCCGCTACGATCGGTGCACTGGTTCTGGTCATCACCGGTGTAATGACTGACAAGCAGGCTTACAGAGCCATTGACTGGACCACTATCTTCCTCTTCGCTGGTATGTTGCCTTTGGCCCAGGCTCTGGATAAAACCGGTGCCGGTAAAATGATTGCCGATGTAGTTATTGGCCTGATTGGCAAAAACGCCAGTCCTTATGTCATTACTGCCGGCCTGTTCTTACTGGCTTGCAGTTTAACTCAGTTTATGTCAAATACTGCCAGCACAGCGCTTCTGGCACCTATTGGTATTGCTATTGCCAAAGGCCTTGGCGCCGATCCCAGAGCGGTATTAATGGCCATTGCCATTGCTGCGTCATGCGCCTTTGCCACTCCTGTAGGAACACCGCCTAACACCCTTGTCCTAGGACCTGGCAATTACAAGTTCATGGATTATGTTAAAGTAGGTACTCCGCTCATCGTCGTTATGTTTGTGGTTTCTGTAGCTCTGATTCCTATGATCTGGCCATTCTTTAAATAA
- a CDS encoding biotin--[acetyl-CoA-carboxylase] ligase — MKQAILQMLIENQGEYVSGEQISKTLHVTRTAIWKQIKNLKQEGYEIDSSPRLGYRLLSRPDILKPEEIKIGLATEILGRELYVFEQVNSTNDLAKKKAAEGASHGTVVVADQQLSGRGRLGRPWASPPGTGLWFSVVLRPPLKPFLAPQLIFVSAVAVCHAIRDYTGLPVTIKWPNDILFSGKKVCGILTELSAEIDIINYVVIGIGINVNQEMADFPPELQEKAISLAVAGNTKYNRVGLLKAILKELEKEYEIYLTEGFPAVLKHWRSLTSTLGQEVMVSSTDETFTGVAEDINGEGCLLVRTEDGNVRSVMVGDVSLRGKEGHYL, encoded by the coding sequence ATGAAACAAGCCATATTACAAATGCTCATCGAGAACCAGGGGGAATATGTTTCCGGGGAACAAATCAGTAAAACGCTTCATGTAACAAGAACGGCTATCTGGAAGCAAATAAAAAATTTAAAACAAGAAGGATATGAGATTGATTCTTCGCCCCGCTTGGGCTACCGCCTGCTCTCCCGTCCCGATATTCTTAAGCCGGAAGAGATAAAAATCGGCTTAGCGACGGAAATTTTAGGCCGGGAACTTTATGTTTTTGAACAGGTTAATTCTACGAATGATTTAGCGAAAAAAAAGGCTGCCGAAGGAGCATCTCACGGTACGGTGGTAGTAGCTGATCAGCAGCTCAGCGGCAGGGGCCGTTTAGGCCGTCCCTGGGCTTCTCCTCCGGGCACTGGTCTTTGGTTTTCCGTGGTATTGCGCCCTCCTCTTAAACCATTTCTTGCCCCACAGCTAATCTTTGTCTCAGCTGTGGCTGTTTGCCATGCTATCCGGGATTATACGGGGCTTCCGGTCACCATAAAATGGCCTAATGATATCCTCTTCTCGGGTAAAAAAGTTTGTGGTATATTGACTGAGCTAAGTGCCGAAATAGACATCATTAATTATGTCGTTATAGGTATTGGCATTAATGTGAACCAGGAGATGGCTGACTTTCCCCCTGAATTACAGGAAAAAGCCATTTCCCTGGCTGTAGCCGGAAACACCAAATATAACAGGGTTGGGCTCTTGAAGGCCATCTTAAAAGAATTGGAAAAGGAATACGAAATATATCTCACCGAGGGTTTTCCGGCGGTACTAAAGCACTGGCGAAGCTTAACTTCCACCCTTGGACAAGAGGTAATGGTGTCATCTACAGATGAAACCTTTACCGGAGTGGCGGAAGATATCAACGGAGAAGGCTGCCTCCTGGTAAGAACAGAGGATGGAAATGTGCGCTCTGTCATGGTGGGAGATGTTTCCCTCCGTGGCAAAGAGGGACATTACCTCTAA
- the rpmB gene encoding 50S ribosomal protein L28 encodes MSFKCDVCGKGKATGMQVSHSHIRTKKTWSPNLQPVRAIVNGTPKKLRVCTRCLRSGKIQRAI; translated from the coding sequence ATGTCATTCAAATGCGACGTTTGCGGCAAAGGTAAAGCTACCGGTATGCAGGTTAGTCACTCCCACATCAGAACAAAAAAGACCTGGTCACCTAACCTTCAACCTGTGCGGGCTATCGTTAACGGTACTCCTAAAAAATTAAGAGTGTGCACTCGCTGCCTCCGTTCCGGTAAGATACAAAGGGCCATCTAA
- the hslO gene encoding Hsp33 family molecular chaperone HslO, with protein sequence MHNRLIRAATRDGSIRAAACIATELVETARRCHETSPTATAALGRALIGTMFLGLNLKGEDTLTVRIFGDGPLGGIITQADANYSVRGYVQEPHVHLPPTSQGKLDVGRAVGKDGFIYVTKDLGLKEPYTGSSPLVSGEIAEDFAYFLHQSEQTPAVVALGVLIDRDHTCIAAGGYFIQAFPGAQEDTLAQLEKNIGEVPPVTNLIADGFQEVEILQKVFGNIPFEVLAEEDWRFLCRCGKERLEKILISLGPEELKDMLEKEQGAELRCHFCNKQYHFSREEIEALLEEIRSY encoded by the coding sequence TTGCATAACAGGTTGATCCGGGCCGCTACCCGGGACGGTTCCATAAGAGCAGCGGCCTGTATAGCCACAGAACTGGTAGAAACGGCAAGACGATGCCATGAGACCTCGCCAACGGCTACCGCGGCCTTGGGAAGGGCACTGATTGGGACAATGTTTTTGGGACTGAATCTTAAAGGTGAGGATACCCTTACAGTCCGCATTTTCGGCGATGGTCCCCTGGGAGGCATTATTACCCAGGCCGATGCCAATTACTCCGTACGTGGATATGTGCAGGAACCCCATGTCCATCTGCCGCCTACATCCCAGGGCAAACTGGATGTGGGAAGAGCTGTGGGCAAGGATGGATTTATCTATGTTACCAAAGACTTAGGTCTTAAAGAACCTTATACAGGGAGCAGCCCACTGGTCAGTGGGGAAATTGCCGAAGACTTTGCCTATTTTCTTCACCAGTCGGAACAAACTCCTGCTGTCGTTGCTCTGGGAGTGTTAATTGACCGGGACCATACTTGCATTGCAGCAGGGGGATATTTTATCCAGGCCTTTCCCGGAGCCCAAGAAGACACCCTCGCTCAGCTCGAAAAAAACATTGGGGAGGTACCACCTGTTACCAATCTCATTGCCGATGGGTTCCAGGAAGTTGAGATTTTACAGAAGGTTTTTGGCAACATCCCTTTTGAAGTACTGGCGGAAGAAGACTGGCGTTTCTTGTGTCGCTGCGGGAAAGAACGCCTGGAAAAAATCTTAATCAGCCTGGGGCCCGAAGAATTGAAAGATATGCTGGAGAAAGAGCAGGGCGCCGAGCTGCGCTGCCATTTTTGCAACAAGCAGTATCACTTTTCCCGGGAGGAGATTGAGGCTTTGCTGGAGGAAATTAGAAGCTATTAG
- a CDS encoding thiamine diphosphokinase, translating into MSEKKCVIIAGGSLNDVEFHKEIVAEADFLICADGGARHAKRMGILPDLVVGDFDTLTELELEELRVAGVKTEQYPREKDFTDTHLALLKAMEMGYTQVDLLGCLGGRFDHAYANVILLALPQARHAKIRILDETQEIMLVSRSMVLEGERGSQVSLLPLSEVVKGIRTEGLLYQVPGGTFTMGVPNGISNVFAENRVSIEIGEGLLLIIRLREEKI; encoded by the coding sequence ATGTCTGAAAAAAAATGTGTAATCATAGCCGGCGGCTCACTTAACGATGTGGAGTTTCATAAAGAAATTGTGGCCGAGGCTGACTTCCTGATCTGTGCCGATGGGGGGGCCAGACACGCTAAAAGAATGGGTATTTTACCCGATTTGGTAGTGGGAGACTTTGATACCCTAACCGAGCTAGAACTGGAGGAATTACGGGTAGCCGGTGTTAAAACCGAGCAATATCCCCGGGAGAAAGATTTTACCGATACTCACCTGGCCCTTCTAAAAGCTATGGAAATGGGATACACACAGGTGGATTTGTTGGGCTGCCTGGGTGGGCGTTTTGACCATGCTTATGCCAATGTCATATTACTGGCTTTACCCCAAGCCAGACACGCTAAAATCCGGATTTTGGATGAAACCCAGGAAATTATGCTGGTTTCCCGGAGCATGGTTTTAGAGGGGGAGCGGGGGAGTCAGGTATCACTTTTACCTCTCAGTGAGGTTGTCAAAGGCATTCGCACTGAAGGCCTTCTCTACCAGGTACCGGGAGGAACTTTTACCATGGGGGTCCCTAACGGGATCAGTAATGTCTTTGCGGAAAATCGCGTGAGTATTGAAATCGGAGAGGGGTTACTGCTAATAATCAGGCTGAGGGAGGAAAAGATTTAA
- the rpe gene encoding ribulose-phosphate 3-epimerase, which yields MVLLAPSILSADFSRLGEAVAYVEKAGAHWLHIDVMDGHFVPNITIGPGVVKALRPKSQLLFDVHLMVERPELYLRDFRAAGADLLTVHAEVCPHLHRVIQAIKETGAKAGVALNPHTPLDIIKYVLEDLDMVLLMSVNPGFGGQSFIPNVLPKISLLKEWAKERNPELYIQVDGGINKETAPLVVEAGANVLVAGSFVFNHPNPAQAVAQLMESAQT from the coding sequence ATGGTTTTACTGGCCCCATCTATCCTATCCGCTGATTTCAGCCGTTTAGGTGAGGCTGTGGCCTATGTAGAAAAGGCTGGTGCCCACTGGCTCCATATCGATGTGATGGACGGTCACTTTGTCCCCAATATCACCATCGGCCCCGGAGTGGTAAAAGCCTTAAGACCCAAAAGCCAGCTTTTATTTGATGTGCATTTGATGGTGGAGCGCCCTGAACTGTACCTCCGGGATTTCCGGGCTGCAGGTGCGGACTTGTTAACCGTACACGCCGAGGTTTGCCCTCATTTGCACCGGGTTATCCAGGCCATAAAAGAAACAGGAGCTAAAGCCGGCGTAGCGCTAAATCCTCATACACCTCTTGATATTATCAAGTACGTATTGGAGGACCTGGATATGGTGCTGTTAATGAGTGTCAATCCCGGTTTCGGCGGCCAGAGTTTCATTCCCAATGTTTTGCCAAAGATTAGCCTGCTCAAGGAATGGGCTAAGGAGAGAAATCCGGAACTGTATATACAGGTGGACGGTGGTATCAATAAAGAAACTGCTCCCCTGGTGGTAGAAGCGGGAGCCAATGTTTTGGTCGCTGGTTCTTTTGTGTTTAATCATCCTAATCCTGCTCAGGCCGTGGCCCAGCTCATGGAATCCGCCCAGACGTAA
- the rsgA gene encoding ribosome small subunit-dependent GTPase A — translation MTREGIITKGYSGFYYVWDGNSLWECSLRGKFRVKKQTFLPGDRVIINVLDEDRKKAVIEQVLPRKTELVRPTVANVDQAVIVTALANPNPDFRLLDRLLVMVQFSLVVPVLCFNKCDMVSPAESQRVKEVYEKAGFPSILASAKKGWGLDQLKEVLKDKISVFAGSSGVGKSSLLNALEPGLSLKTGEISEKMGRGKHTTRHVELIHLSSGGFIADTPGFSSIYLPKELKREELIKYYPDFLEYQQLCRFTTCLHRDEPQCAVKEAVALGNLDKMRYERYIGILEEVIEQERRY, via the coding sequence ATGACCAGAGAAGGAATTATAACTAAAGGTTACAGCGGTTTTTACTATGTGTGGGATGGGAACAGCCTCTGGGAATGTTCCTTACGGGGTAAATTCCGGGTAAAGAAGCAGACGTTTCTTCCAGGGGACCGTGTCATCATTAACGTCCTCGATGAAGACCGGAAAAAGGCAGTCATAGAACAGGTATTACCCCGGAAGACGGAACTGGTGCGTCCAACTGTTGCCAATGTGGACCAGGCTGTGATTGTTACTGCCCTGGCCAATCCGAACCCGGATTTCCGGCTTCTGGACAGACTGCTGGTGATGGTCCAGTTCAGTTTAGTTGTTCCTGTACTGTGTTTTAATAAATGTGATATGGTATCTCCCGCTGAGTCCCAAAGGGTAAAAGAAGTATATGAAAAAGCTGGGTTCCCCTCTATTTTGGCCAGTGCCAAAAAAGGCTGGGGGCTGGACCAGCTAAAAGAGGTTCTCAAAGATAAAATCTCAGTTTTTGCCGGGTCCTCGGGAGTGGGCAAGTCAAGTTTGCTCAATGCTTTAGAACCCGGTCTTTCTTTAAAAACAGGAGAAATCAGCGAAAAAATGGGACGGGGAAAACATACTACCCGGCATGTGGAATTGATTCATTTGTCTTCAGGCGGCTTCATTGCTGATACTCCCGGTTTTAGCAGTATTTACCTGCCTAAAGAATTAAAGCGGGAAGAGTTGATCAAATATTATCCCGATTTTCTTGAGTATCAACAACTGTGCCGTTTTACGACCTGTTTGCACCGTGATGAACCCCAATGTGCCGTCAAAGAAGCAGTAGCCTTGGGGAATCTGGATAAAATGAGATACGAGAGGTATATAGGTATTTTAGAAGAGGTTATTGAACAGGAGAGGAGGTACTAA
- the pknB gene encoding Stk1 family PASTA domain-containing Ser/Thr kinase yields the protein MNCQTERGEMVIGRLLGNRYEILEQIGGGGMSLVYRARDIYLNRLVAVKVLREQFTSDEEFVARFRREAQAVASLSHANIVSIYDVGQEKETYYLVMEFIQGRNLKEIIKEEGSLSPKDAVDIAKQICDALEHAHDNQIIHRDIKPHNIIITAQGKVKVTDFGIARAMTTATVTHTGSIMGSVHYFSPEQAKGEIADEKSDIYSLGVVLYEMLTGVLPFEGESPISIALKKLQSDPVPPRKINPAIGEAIEQVILRAMDKEPLHRYPSVRELRQDLISALLYNRLEHKPVDKTVTEDTITIPRLNREQPRKDDLAAPLKLWTWVMIVLLILGFAIGMYLSATVLARGDVTVPNIVELSVEEGREKLEKAGLSLGEVQSVNHPTIAKGLITSQSPGASEIVKKNRTVDVLVSEGPTMVTVPNVVNSSFAVAQVTLDNQKLVVGEVTRVYHKQIPAGEVIHQDPAKDKQVVEGTAVNLVVSKGPEPIWIKMPNLTGLPLYQAKVILETNKLIPGFIQPETNYKYPKDQVIRQDPGPESEILQGSTVNLVVSAGPGPAGEQANVTVTLPSDGLVRIVVNDDRGVNVAYEKSHSGGEVVKRRISYFGSGFIEVYVNNRLVERKPVPVS from the coding sequence ATGAACTGTCAGACAGAAAGGGGTGAGATGGTGATTGGTCGGCTGTTGGGTAACCGTTATGAAATATTAGAACAAATCGGTGGCGGGGGTATGTCCCTGGTTTACCGGGCAAGAGATATTTATCTGAATAGGTTGGTAGCTGTTAAAGTTTTGCGGGAGCAATTTACCAGTGATGAAGAATTTGTGGCTCGTTTTAGGCGGGAAGCCCAGGCTGTCGCCAGTCTCTCTCATGCCAATATCGTCAGCATATATGATGTAGGGCAAGAAAAAGAAACCTATTACCTGGTGATGGAATTCATTCAGGGGCGAAATCTTAAAGAGATTATTAAAGAAGAAGGGTCTCTTTCACCTAAAGATGCTGTTGATATTGCTAAGCAGATTTGTGATGCTTTGGAACACGCCCATGACAACCAGATTATTCATCGTGATATAAAACCCCATAACATTATCATTACTGCCCAGGGAAAAGTGAAGGTCACGGATTTTGGTATTGCGCGGGCCATGACCACGGCGACGGTGACCCATACCGGCAGTATCATGGGCTCTGTTCATTACTTTTCCCCGGAACAGGCCAAGGGAGAAATTGCCGATGAAAAATCCGATATTTATTCCCTGGGAGTTGTGCTTTATGAGATGCTGACAGGTGTACTGCCTTTCGAAGGCGAGTCCCCTATCAGTATTGCCTTGAAGAAGTTGCAATCTGACCCTGTCCCTCCCCGTAAGATAAACCCGGCTATCGGTGAGGCCATAGAACAGGTGATCCTGAGAGCCATGGACAAGGAGCCCCTTCACCGTTACCCTTCCGTGAGGGAACTGCGCCAGGATCTTATATCCGCGCTTCTTTACAACCGGCTGGAGCATAAACCGGTGGACAAAACCGTAACCGAGGATACCATTACCATACCCAGGTTGAATAGGGAGCAGCCCAGGAAAGATGACCTGGCCGCCCCCTTGAAGCTGTGGACCTGGGTCATGATTGTCCTCCTTATTTTGGGTTTTGCCATTGGCATGTATTTATCGGCTACCGTCTTGGCCAGAGGCGACGTGACTGTTCCTAACATAGTGGAATTGAGTGTAGAGGAAGGGAGAGAAAAGCTGGAAAAAGCGGGTTTAAGCCTTGGTGAGGTACAATCCGTTAACCATCCCACCATTGCCAAAGGACTAATTACTTCCCAATCCCCCGGTGCCAGTGAAATTGTGAAAAAAAACCGAACCGTCGATGTGCTGGTCAGTGAAGGACCTACCATGGTCACTGTTCCCAACGTCGTGAACAGTTCTTTTGCCGTAGCTCAAGTTACCCTGGACAATCAAAAACTAGTAGTAGGGGAAGTGACCAGGGTCTATCATAAACAGATTCCCGCCGGTGAAGTGATTCACCAGGATCCTGCCAAAGATAAACAGGTAGTGGAAGGCACAGCCGTGAACCTTGTTGTCAGTAAAGGGCCGGAGCCCATCTGGATTAAGATGCCGAATCTCACTGGCCTGCCCCTTTACCAGGCCAAGGTTATCCTGGAAACTAACAAATTGATTCCTGGCTTTATCCAACCGGAAACCAACTATAAATACCCCAAAGACCAGGTTATTCGCCAGGATCCCGGGCCGGAAAGCGAAATATTGCAGGGTTCCACTGTCAACCTGGTGGTCAGTGCAGGACCGGGTCCCGCAGGAGAACAGGCCAATGTTACGGTGACGCTCCCCAGCGATGGTCTTGTGCGAATTGTTGTCAACGATGACCGGGGAGTTAATGTAGCTTATGAGAAATCCCACAGCGGGGGGGAAGTTGTAAAGCGGCGTATCAGTTATTTCGGCTCCGGCTTTATCGAAGTTTATGTGAATAACAGACTGGTGGAACGAAAACCGGTCCCGGTAAGCTAG
- a CDS encoding Stp1/IreP family PP2C-type Ser/Thr phosphatase: MHVNALTDVGLVRKDNEDNYLVSADRGLFVVADGMGGHLGGAVASSMAIKVIDEEIREPHLEENPSRLLHTALLKANSLILQQGQSENLCGMGTTVTAALFQKGSIYIAHIGDSRAYLYRDQALTLLTQDHSLVNELLQKGGITVEEAQYHPQRNILTRALGTQVLPQIDFTTTPALPGDMLLLCTDGLSNHVTDQEIKTVLSEESNLKQKVKHLVNLALERGGNDNITVVLVQYE, encoded by the coding sequence ATGCATGTGAATGCTTTAACAGATGTAGGACTTGTCCGTAAAGATAATGAGGATAACTATCTGGTCTCTGCTGACAGAGGCCTCTTTGTTGTGGCCGACGGTATGGGCGGCCATTTGGGAGGGGCTGTGGCCAGCAGTATGGCGATTAAAGTGATAGATGAAGAAATACGGGAACCCCATCTGGAGGAGAACCCCAGCCGTTTACTCCACACGGCGCTGTTAAAAGCCAATTCCTTAATTTTGCAGCAAGGTCAGAGTGAGAATCTTTGCGGAATGGGAACTACCGTCACGGCGGCTTTGTTTCAAAAAGGCTCAATTTACATCGCCCATATCGGTGATAGTCGAGCTTATTTATACCGTGACCAGGCTCTTACTCTCTTGACCCAGGACCATTCCCTGGTGAACGAACTCCTGCAAAAAGGAGGTATCACCGTGGAAGAAGCCCAGTATCATCCGCAGCGTAATATCTTAACGAGAGCTTTGGGAACCCAGGTGCTGCCCCAGATTGACTTTACCACAACACCGGCTTTACCGGGGGATATGTTGCTTTTATGCACAGACGGACTGTCCAACCACGTGACGGACCAGGAAATTAAGACGGTCCTTAGTGAGGAAAGCAATTTAAAACAAAAAGTCAAGCATTTGGTGAACCTGGCCTTGGAACGCGGTGGAAACGATAATATTACAGTTGTGCTTGTCCAGTATGAATAA
- the rlmN gene encoding 23S rRNA (adenine(2503)-C(2))-methyltransferase RlmN, whose protein sequence is MKEAKADIRGLTLEEMKELLTSLGEKSFRGQQIFQWVQDKAVQNWTEMRNIGQETKTKLEQYAEFTPHKLLTERISHDGTRKFLWELKDGRNIESVLLHHTGDITKTRYTVCLSTQVGCPMGCGFCATGKLKFTRNLTAGEIAGQVLDITYHRRKVENDFKINNVVYMGMGEPLLNLAAVLKSIRILNHEQGQNIGIRRFTISTCGLVPQIRELAREKLDIVLAVSLHAPTNELRNQIMPVNQKYPLEELIKACREYIELTGRRITFEYALVKGFNDGLKEVHALVKLLRGLEANVNIIPVNTTDNNVYQRPALTEVYRFVKALEDNGIKAVIREEKGSDIQAACGQLAGTYPVNVAPR, encoded by the coding sequence ATGAAGGAAGCTAAAGCTGACATCCGGGGACTGACATTAGAGGAAATGAAAGAGTTATTAACTTCTTTGGGGGAAAAATCTTTTCGAGGTCAGCAAATATTTCAGTGGGTCCAGGATAAAGCAGTCCAGAACTGGACGGAAATGCGCAATATCGGTCAAGAAACAAAAACAAAGCTGGAACAATATGCTGAATTTACACCTCATAAACTGCTTACAGAACGGATAAGCCATGATGGCACACGAAAATTTCTGTGGGAGTTAAAAGATGGACGGAATATCGAAAGCGTGTTGCTACACCATACGGGCGATATCACGAAGACACGCTATACAGTTTGCCTTTCCACACAAGTGGGTTGTCCCATGGGATGCGGTTTCTGTGCCACGGGTAAACTAAAGTTTACCAGGAATCTCACGGCCGGTGAAATTGCTGGGCAGGTCCTGGATATTACTTATCACAGGCGCAAAGTCGAGAATGACTTTAAAATCAATAACGTGGTCTATATGGGGATGGGAGAACCACTCCTTAACTTAGCGGCTGTATTAAAAAGCATCCGTATTTTAAATCATGAACAAGGACAAAATATCGGCATCCGCCGCTTTACCATATCTACTTGTGGTTTGGTACCCCAGATTAGAGAATTAGCCCGGGAGAAACTGGATATTGTCCTGGCTGTCTCCCTCCATGCACCCACCAATGAGCTGCGCAATCAGATCATGCCCGTTAATCAAAAATATCCTTTAGAGGAACTAATTAAGGCCTGCCGTGAATACATAGAACTCACGGGGCGAAGAATCACCTTTGAATATGCTTTGGTAAAAGGATTTAATGACGGGCTTAAGGAAGTCCATGCTCTGGTGAAACTTCTCCGGGGCCTGGAAGCCAATGTCAATATTATTCCTGTGAATACTACAGACAATAATGTTTACCAGCGCCCGGCCTTAACGGAAGTGTACAGGTTTGTAAAAGCTCTGGAGGATAACGGTATCAAAGCTGTCATCCGTGAAGAAAAAGGTAGCGATATCCAGGCTGCGTGTGGACAATTGGCAGGGACTTATCCCGTCAATGTTGCACCTCGGTAG